A genomic window from Quercus lobata isolate SW786 chromosome 10, ValleyOak3.0 Primary Assembly, whole genome shotgun sequence includes:
- the LOC115963992 gene encoding alpha-galactosidase-like isoform X3, producing MVSTGLAALGYKYINLDDCWAQLNRDSKGNLVPKASTFPSGIKALADYVHSKGLKLGIYSDAGNETCSRQMPGSLGYEEQDANTFASWRVDYLKYDNCYNDGTSPKERYPKMSKALLNSGRPIFFSLCEWGQEDPATWAARIGNSWRTTGDIQDSWESMISRADQNDKWASYAGPGGWNDPDMLEVGNGGMTTEEYRAHFSIWALAKAPLLIGCDIRSMDNMTFELLSNKEVIAVNQDKLGVQGKKVKKDGDLEVWAGPLSDNKVAIILWNRGSSKATVTAYWSDIGLKPETVVSARDLWAVRFHSTQSSAQGQFSLEKKKKKKSVQGQLSANLESHACKMYVLTPQ from the exons ATGGTGTCAACCGGACTTGCAGCACTGGGATATAAGTATATAAATCTAG aTGATTGCTGGGCTCAACTCAatagagactctaag GGAAATTTGGTACCTAAGGCTTCGACGTTTCCCTCTGGAATAAAGGCATTAGCAGATTATGTCCATAGTAAAGGGTTGAAACTTGGGATCTATTCTGATGCTGG aaaTGAGACATGCAGTAGACAAATGCCCGGATCACTAGGTTATGAGGAACAAGATGCAAATACTTTTGCTTCCTGG AGGGTTGACTACTTGAAGTATGATAACTGTTATAATGATGGCACAAGCCCAAAGGAAAG GTACCCAAAAATGAGCAAAGCTTTATTGAATTCTGGAAGACCCATCTTCTTCTCTCTATGTGAATG GGGACAAGAAGACCCTGCGACTTGGGCTGCAAGGATCGGAAATAGTTGGAGAACGACAGGAGATATTCAGGATAGCTGGGAGAG CATGATATCTCGTGCAGATCAAAACGACAAATGGGCATCTTATGCTGGACCAGGAGGATGGAATG ATCCTGATATGCTTGAAGTTGGAAATGGAGGAATGACAACAGAGGAGTACCGTGCACATTTCAGTATATGGGCGTTAGCTAAG GCTCCTTTATTGATTGGATGCGATATTCGATCAATGGACAATATGACATTTGAATTACTAAGCAACAAGGAAGTTATTGCAGTTAATCAAG ATAAACTTGGAGTTCAAGGGAAAAAGGTTAAGAAGGATGGAGATTTAGAG GTTTGGGCTGGTCCTCTCAGTGATAACAAGGTAGCAATAATCCTGTGGAACAGAGGTTCATCAAAGGCTACGGTTACTGCTTATTGGTCTGATATAGGCCTCAAACCAGAAACTGTTGTCAGTGCACGAGATTTATGGGCGGTAAgattt CATTCAACACAATCATCCGCACAGGGACAATTCTCActcgaaaaaaagaaaaagaaaaaatcagtTCAGGGACAACTCTCTGCCAATTTGGAGTCCCATGCTTGTAAAATGTATGTCTTAACTCCTCAATAA
- the LOC115963993 gene encoding uncharacterized protein LOC115963993 isoform X1, with the protein MDLFPPYTGEMGHLRSKVTLRSLATWGLGLEPTKEALAHKLTTRQLMRLSNLGTGSLSGLVHLLATLKLVPPASLEKRKTVSKKLDIGNLPSRQGNKKQKVDSSMPSTTLVVVLNPAAPIAKSMVPKIDASLTHPDAKPSNPSLKAPLSDDGPLTVLRSENLAWNSFKQVVRNEDVSICYDMSIKEFEHSTIHDLFKFMAASRQVVYLDKERIRMKTKIRDMEESSRKVGERRKLGDEVKELKNLAEELKVDIVEKDTCLDHL; encoded by the exons ATGGACCTATTTCCTCCTTACACCGGTGAGATGGGTCATCTGCGTTCCAAGG TGACGCTTCGCAGTCTAGCGACTTGGGGGCTTGGACTTGAACCTACAAAAGAAGCATTAGCCCACAAGCTTACTACTCGTCAAt TGATGAGGTTGTCCAATTTAGGGACAGGGTCCCTATCTGGACTCGTCCACCTGCTGGCCACATTGAAGCTCGTCCCTCCAGCCTCATtggaaaaaaggaagactgtGTCTAAGAAACTGGACATAGGTAACCTTCCTAGCCGTCAAGGTAATAAGAAGCAGAAGGTTGATTCTTCGATGCCGTCCACCACTCTTGTCGTGGTTCTTAACCCTGCCGCTCCTATTGCTAAATCTATGGTCCCCAAGATTGATGCTTCCCTCACTCATCCTGATGCAAAACCGTCTAACCCTTCTCTTAAAGCCCCTCTTTCTGACGACGGTCCCTTGACTGTTCTAAGGAGTGAGAACCTAGCTTGGAATAGTTTCAAGCAAGTGGTGAGAAATGAGGACGTCTCCATATGCTACGATATGTCCATCAAGGAATTCGAGCATTCCACAATCCATGATCTCTTCAAG TTCATGGCGGCGTCCAGGCAAGTCGTGTATTTGGATAAAGAGAGGATCAGGATGAAGACGAAGATAAGGGACATGGAGGAGTCAAGTCGTAAGGTTGGGGAGAGGAGGAAGTTGGGGGATGAGGTGAAAGAGTTGAAGAACCTTGCTGAGGAGTTGAAGGTGGACATTGTCGAGAAGGATACTTGCCTGGACCATCTTTAG
- the LOC115963993 gene encoding uncharacterized protein LOC115963993 isoform X2 gives MRLSNLGTGSLSGLVHLLATLKLVPPASLEKRKTVSKKLDIGNLPSRQGNKKQKVDSSMPSTTLVVVLNPAAPIAKSMVPKIDASLTHPDAKPSNPSLKAPLSDDGPLTVLRSENLAWNSFKQVVRNEDVSICYDMSIKEFEHSTIHDLFKFMAASRQVVYLDKERIRMKTKIRDMEESSRKVGERRKLGDEVKELKNLAEELKVDIVEKDTCLDHL, from the exons ATGAGGTTGTCCAATTTAGGGACAGGGTCCCTATCTGGACTCGTCCACCTGCTGGCCACATTGAAGCTCGTCCCTCCAGCCTCATtggaaaaaaggaagactgtGTCTAAGAAACTGGACATAGGTAACCTTCCTAGCCGTCAAGGTAATAAGAAGCAGAAGGTTGATTCTTCGATGCCGTCCACCACTCTTGTCGTGGTTCTTAACCCTGCCGCTCCTATTGCTAAATCTATGGTCCCCAAGATTGATGCTTCCCTCACTCATCCTGATGCAAAACCGTCTAACCCTTCTCTTAAAGCCCCTCTTTCTGACGACGGTCCCTTGACTGTTCTAAGGAGTGAGAACCTAGCTTGGAATAGTTTCAAGCAAGTGGTGAGAAATGAGGACGTCTCCATATGCTACGATATGTCCATCAAGGAATTCGAGCATTCCACAATCCATGATCTCTTCAAG TTCATGGCGGCGTCCAGGCAAGTCGTGTATTTGGATAAAGAGAGGATCAGGATGAAGACGAAGATAAGGGACATGGAGGAGTCAAGTCGTAAGGTTGGGGAGAGGAGGAAGTTGGGGGATGAGGTGAAAGAGTTGAAGAACCTTGCTGAGGAGTTGAAGGTGGACATTGTCGAGAAGGATACTTGCCTGGACCATCTTTAG